A portion of the Musa acuminata AAA Group cultivar baxijiao chromosome BXJ1-1, Cavendish_Baxijiao_AAA, whole genome shotgun sequence genome contains these proteins:
- the LOC135640653 gene encoding protein IQ-DOMAIN 18-like: MGRKGSSSWLTAVKRAFMSPSKDSERKTSGQGEEEEKRKREKRRWMFRKPSTLEQQQQARAPTVVTPEERHAIALAVASAATAEAAVATAQAAAEVVRLTRPSASFVKEHYAAVVIQTAFRGYLARRALRALKGLVKLQALVRGHNVRKQANMTLRCMQALVRAQARVREQRMRLAQESAAAVSRGSNMSSFSCDTSFWDSKYLQELAERRSMSRDGSSFADDWDDRPRTMDEIQATLQRRKDAALRRERALSYAFSQKLLRSDRSSSRLLDEDVDGEVASAGEQRPSRWMDRWIASRSSFDNRASSRARASVGYRDPIKTLEIDTARPYSYSAPANPRRQTPPSPQPVPLHRGHHQRHQTHSPTTPSPSEMRPLQVRSASPRCGRQDHRSISTAQTPTYHPAASVPNYMAATESAKARLRSQSAPRQRPGTPDRDRASSAKKRLSFPEPENLRSPSFKSAAARFAGEPRSNVSSSCNDSLVGEASPSSTTDLRRWLR; the protein is encoded by the exons ATGGGAAGGAAGGGGAGCAGCTCTTGGCTGACGGCGGTCAAACGGGCGTTTATGTCGCCGTCTAAGGACTCCGAGAGGAAGACCTCGGgacaaggagaggaagaagagaag cggaagagggagaagaggagatgGATGTTCCGGAAGCCGTCAACGCTCGAGCAACAGCAGCAGGCGAGGGCGCCGACGGTAGTCACGCCGGAGGAAAGGCACGCTATTGCCCTTGCCGTGGCCTCCGCAGCGACGGCAGAGGCGGCGGTAGCGACGGCGCaggcggcggcggaggtggtGCGCCTCACCAGGCCTTCTGCGAGCTTCGTCAAGGAGCATTACGCCGCCGTCGTCATCCAAACCGCCTTTCGAGGATACTTG GCGAGGAGGGCACTGCGGGCTTTGAAGGGGCTGGTAAAGCTGCAGGCCTTGGTGAGGGGTCACAACGTCCGGAAGCAAGCGAACATGACGCTGCGGTGCATGCAAGCTCTGGTGAGAGCACAGGCGAGGGTGAGAGAACAGCGCATGCGGCTCGCCCAAGAGTCGGCGGCGGCGGTTTCTCGAGGTAGCAACATGTCCTCCTTCAGCTGCGACACCTCTTTCTGGGACTCCAAGTACCTCCAGGAGCTCGCGGAGAGAAGATCCATG TCGAGAGATGGGAGTAGCTTTGCTGATGATTGGGACGACCGCCCGAGAACGATGGACGAGATACAAGCGACGTTGCAACGCCGGAAGGATGCTGCTCTCAGACGAGAGAGGGCGCTCTCCTATGCCTTCTCTCAAAAA CTCTTGAGATCGGATCGGAGCTCGTCGCGCCTTCTCGACGAAGACGTGGACGGCGAGGTGGCTTCGGCGGGAGAGCAGAGACCGAGCCGGTGGATGGATCGCTGGATCGCCTCAAGGTCCTCTTTTGACAACAGAGCCAGCAGCAGGGCGCGAGCCTCCGTTGGCTATCGGGATCCCATCAAGACCTTGGAGATCGACACCGCTCGACCCTACTCTTACTCCGCCCCCGCCAACCCTCGCCGCCAGACGCCGCCGTCCCCGCAGCCCGTCCCGCTCCACCGCGGTCACCACCAACGACACCAGACCCACTCGCCCACCACGCCCTCGCCCTCCGAGATGCGACCTTTGCAAGTCCGCTCCGCCAGTCCCCGCTGCGGCCGGCAGGACCACAGGAGCATCTCCACCGCCCAGACGCCGACCTACCACCCCGCGGCGTCGGTGCCGAACTACATGGCGGCGACGGAGTCCGCCAAGGCGCGGCTGCGGTCGCAGAGCGCACCGCGACAGCGACCCGGGACGCCGGACCGGGATCGGGCCAGCTCCGCCAAGAAGCGCCTCTCGTTCCCGGAGCCGGAGAACCTGCGGAGCCCGAGCTTCAAGAGCGCGGCGGCGAGGTTCGCCGGGGAGCCCCGCTCCAACGTGTCCTCGTCCTGCAACGACAGCCTCGTGGGCGAAGCGTCCCCGTCCTCGACGACGGACCTCCGGCGGTGGCTGCGGTGA
- the LOC135640744 gene encoding large ribosomal subunit protein mL101 (rPPR4)-like encodes MATATGTKLVAKRSSKYLEEPLYKRLFREGTKPQSVRQQLEEFLKSRKRVYKWEVDVSIRRLRGQKRFHPALKLSEVMAKRGMNLTLSDQAVRLDLVAKSRGIASAEEYFINLPESAKNHLTYGALLNCYCKELLTEKAEGLMEKMKELKFASSPMAYNSLMTLYAKTNQPGKVPGIIQEMKADDVMPDCFTFNVWMRSLAAMNDISGVERVMEEMKRDGRVAADWTTYSNLASIYVDAGMFQKAEGALKELEKRNLGQDVVAYQFLITLYGRTGNLVEVHRIWRSLKLVRPKMANVSYLNMIQVLVNLKDLPGAEACFKEWESNFSVYDIRVANAMIKAYANEGMLDKAQAVKKHAKMLGGRLNAKTWEIFMDYYMNKGDLKMAHWCADRAIKKGKSLGRFWVPPRETIITLIAYFELKKDVTGAEKFIELLQTVEKDLGAEVFEALIRTYAAAGKRSPGMRHRLKMEHVVVGEDTEQLLESICVE; translated from the exons ATGGCTACGGCGACGGGGACGAAGCTGGTGGCGAAGCGGTCGAGCAAGTACTTGGAGGAGCCGCTCTACAAGCGGCTCTTCCGGGAGGGCACCAAACCGCAGAGCGTTCGGCAGCAGCTCGAGGAGTTCCTCAAGAGCCGCAAGCGCGTCTATAAATGGGAGGTCGACGTCTCCATCCGCAGGCTCCGCGGTCAGAAGAGGTTCCACCCCGCCCTCAAG CTGTCCGAGGTCATGGCTAAAAGAGGCATGAACTTGACACTGAGTGATCAAGCAGTCCGTCTGGATCTAGTTGCCAAATCCCGAGGCATTGCTTCGGCCGAAGAGTACTTCATCAATCTACCAGAGTCTGCTAAAAATCACCTTACATATGGTGCACTCCTCAACTGCTATTGCAAAGAACTACTGACGGAAAAGGCAGAGGGCCTCATGGAGAAAATGAAGGAATTGAAGTTTGCGTCAAGCCCGATGGCCTACAACAGCTTGATGACCCTATATGCTAAAACCAATCAACCAGGAAAAGTTCCTGGCATAATTCAAGAGATGAAAGCTGATGATGTCATGCCAGATTGCTTTACTTTCAATGTCTGGATGAGATCTCTTGCTGCGATGAATGACATATCTGGGGTTGAGAGGGTCATGGAAGAGATGAAAAGAGATGGGAGAGTTGCTGCTGATTGGACAACTTACAGTAATCTTGCATCCATTTATGTAGATGCTGGCATGTTTCAGAAAGCAGAAGGAGCTCTGAAGGAATTAGAAAAGAGGAACCTAGGTCAAGATGTTGTAGCTTATCAGTTTCTCATCACTTTGTATGGTCGAACAGGGAACCTGGTTGAAGTGCACCGGATATGGAGATCTCTAAAGCTGGTACGTCCAAAGATGGCAAATGTGAGCTATTTGAATATGATTCAGGTGCTGGTGAATTTGAAGGATTTGCCAGGTGCCGAGGCATGTTTTAAGGAATGGGAATCCAACTTCTCAGTATATGATATCCGAGTGGCTAATGCAATGATTAAAGCTTATGCTAATGAAGGAATGCTAGATAAAGCCCAAGCTGTTAAGAAACATGCGAAAATGCTTGGTGGAAGACTCAATGCCAAAACATGggagatatttatggattattatATGAATAAAGGGGATCTGAAAATGGCACATTGGTGTGCCGATCGTGCAATTAAGAAGGGGAAAAGCCTTGGTAGATTTTGGGTCCCACCCCGTGAGACCATAATTACTTTAATTGCATACTTCGAGCTAAAGAAGGATGTTACAGGTGCTGAGAAATTCATCGAGCTTCTGCAGACGGTGGAGAAAGACCTCGGGGCTGAGGTGTTTGAGGCACTTATAAGGACATACGCAGCTGCTGGGAAGAGGAGCCCTGGTATGCGTCATCGCTTGAAGATGGAGCATGTGGTTGTTGGTGAAGACACCGAACAATTGCTCGAGTCGATCTGTGTGGAATAA
- the LOC103984301 gene encoding serine/arginine-rich splicing factor RS41 isoform X1 — protein sequence MGGYMEALIDSGLKVQIAFNLFLSKMRPIFCGNFEYDARQSELERLFGRYWKVDRVDMKSGFAFIYMDDERDAGDAIQALDRTEFGRHGQWLHVEWTKQELVAVGRSGSSRRSLANMTHTKTLFVINFEPIDTRMRLGEALWTIWKGLKY from the exons ATGGGTGGTTATATGGAAGCATTGATCGACAGTGGATTGAAAGTACAG ATAGCTTTCAACTTGTTTCTCTCCAAAATGAGGCCCATTTTCTGTGGGAACTTTGAGTATGATGCTCGCCAGTCAGAATTGGAACGTCTTTTTGGCAGATACTGGAAGGTTGACAGGGTAGATATGAAATCAG GATTTGCATTTATTTACATGGATGATGAACGAGATGCAGGGGATGCAATCCAGGCCCTTGACAGGACTGAGTTTGGCAGACACGGGCAATGGCTTCACGTTGAATGGACGAAG CAAGAGCTTGTGGCGGTAGGACGATCTGGCAGTTCAAGAAGGTCTCTTGCTAATATGACGCATACAAAGACACTGTTTGTCATAAACTTTGAGCCAATCGATACCAGGATGAGACTTGGAGAAGCACTTTGGACCATATGGAAAGGGCTTAAATATTAG
- the LOC103984301 gene encoding serine/arginine-rich splicing factor RS40 isoform X2, translating to MGGYMEALIDSGLKVQIAFNLFLSKMRPIFCGNFEYDARQSELERLFGRYWKVDRVDMKSGFAFIYMDDERDAGDAIQALDRTEFGRHGQWLHVEWTKIGDTARACGGRTIWQFKKVSC from the exons ATGGGTGGTTATATGGAAGCATTGATCGACAGTGGATTGAAAGTACAG ATAGCTTTCAACTTGTTTCTCTCCAAAATGAGGCCCATTTTCTGTGGGAACTTTGAGTATGATGCTCGCCAGTCAGAATTGGAACGTCTTTTTGGCAGATACTGGAAGGTTGACAGGGTAGATATGAAATCAG GATTTGCATTTATTTACATGGATGATGAACGAGATGCAGGGGATGCAATCCAGGCCCTTGACAGGACTGAGTTTGGCAGACACGGGCAATGGCTTCACGTTGAATGGACGAAG ATTGGTGACACAGCAAGAGCTTGTGGCGGTAGGACGATCTGGCAGTTCAAGAAGGTCTCTTGCTAA